In Spodoptera frugiperda isolate SF20-4 chromosome 3, AGI-APGP_CSIRO_Sfru_2.0, whole genome shotgun sequence, the genomic window TGTTGCGGGTCTGATTTGGGAAGTTAGCTGCTTCACGATCTGATTGTGTGCCTGTAGATTGCTTTTTGGCATTCTGTCTATTGTATTCTGAAAATGagagatttttaaaattttttccaaaatatctCAGTAACAGTGGAGCCTGAATTGTAGTCCAATTTAAATTCCAATCTAAGGGTTGACCTCATAAGATTAATAACACTTGAAACAATAGTGTTATGCTGTATGCatgtctgtttatttatttatttcatctttaatgtacacaatacaatacaatagtgGTACATAAGACAAACTTTATCTATTCTTTAGAGGAATAAAATGtaaggtataataataattggctAACAAAAtgaatttttttagtttaattataaaatctataaaaatcatataaacTTACCATCAGTAACATGTCTAAAATTCTTTTGGTTAATTCTAGCGACAAATCTGGAGAGGTTAGCTATGCCTTTGACATGATTAGCTAATGTGGCGTTAGGGAATGGTGCCTTCACGAGTGGAGCAAGGTATGCAAAGACTGTGGCATCGAATGATGAAGGTCGGTTACCGAAGAAGTATTCACTCTCTCCCAACCTATCTGATAATGTTTTAAGGCACTTCTCTGCTTCATTGTATAGctgaaagaataaataagttaattatgtatatgtccatttatgtttttcataataaaatagttcttaaattcaaaaaaatactaaaatgtattgtgAAATTAACATTGTTAGACTGAGTGTTAGGAGTGTAAGCAGAAAATAGAATGGAATAGAATTTTGTACAGTATTCATTTAATCAAATTTTCTACACTTACTGTTTTCTCAATTTCCCTTAAGTCTGTGTGTTCTCCATATAACGCATCAATCATCTCTTTTGCTGCATTCTGATAATGTGATGGATAGTAGAAATTGAAGGGTATACAAAGTGCCTTAGCGTATGTTGGTCTTGTTAAATCACAATAGTTCTTCTCATCTACCCACCATGCATACTGGTATGCAGGGTAAAGTTTCTCTCTTAAATACTGTGTAAATGCACTGGCCTCTGCTGCCTGCTTCGTGTTTAGATGTACATCTGTGCTGTAGTGctgcaaaaacaattaaaagtaaGTGCTAAACTTTGATAGGTTGTGCAGTTACATgatgtaatattacattatgttgAACATTAagattgtttaattaatataccattaaaacatgaaaagaacacaaataatcattattatttaaattacaaatgaaaAAACGAGAAACTATAACTTTACCAAGGATTTTAAATGATCGACAACTTCCTCAAAGTTTGTGAGTAGCTTGCGTCCATCTTTCATGACAGGGAGCCTCCCTTTGGGCGTGAAAAATGGATTGTTTGCTTCTCGAACTCTTACAGGTACTCCAATAAATTTCATATAGGTCTGTGGAAAattcaaaacaattaaatacCAAGAATTCTGCCGGTACATTAGGTCACTTTAGgttataacaaaaatacttactaaaaCTTTGAGACATTCTAAATCTATCGAAGCAAGGCCCCATTCTCCTCGCCAAATATCTAGTTCTATACTCGCCATTACTTTACTGCGgtgtgtaaaataatattaatttatcaattttcCTAACATTGATCAAATGACATGACATGACAGTCGACAGATGCTGTTTTCTTCTATGTTGCCAATGTCTTCCATAGACCACACTTCAATTTATAATAGTCAGAATTAACTAAAagatactaaataattaaaaatataagataatatttaGTCGATTTTACAACCTAGCgcattagtttatttttgtaaaatgagTAGAATCATAATATTGACGTGGGCCAATCAGCCATCAGGTtcctaaattataataataggactagtttaattttaacttttagatattgtttgattgttaatttgttataaatattttacagactGTCCTTGTTACTATTCAGTTACAGAATTTATTAGGAAAAAACTTGACTTTATCTATGCTGTCtcacatttattaaaattgttaatgtCAAAAAGTTAGTACCATCAAAGTTATTTTGGTTTACGAGtgagattataaataaaaaatttttttgatacTAAGTTTGTTCTGGAATTTTACTAAATCATCGAATCCGAAAAGGATACGTGTGGGACGGTATTCAAGAAAAAAGAGTAAACTAGAACAATTAAAGAACATTAATATAGTGAATTTGCTCAAGTTTTCACATACCGGCCGGTAAGATTAATAAGTAGACAATGTCTATTCAATGGACATGTATTGCTGGCTTCCTTTACTTCGAAGTGGCTGTCGTCATCATCATGATGCTACCTATATTTAGTCCTAGAAGATGGAATCAGTTCTTCAagtcaagattattttttatggtgcAACATCATGCTGGGGCTTACTTCTACGTGTTGTTAGGTGTTTTAGTTCTATTCCTGATTGATGCCATAAGAGAAATGAAGAAGTACGCTGGAGATGCTGGTGCTCATATCCATTTGGCCACTGAATTAAAAGGCAGTGTAAAATTGTTTAGGGCACAGAGAAACTTTTACATAACAGGCTTTGCTATTTTCCTAGCCTTTGTTATTCGTAGGCTAGTCAACATGCTAATAATTCAGGATGAACTGACTAAGAAGGCTGAGAAGATTATAAAGGAGGCTGAAGCTACAGTGAAGCTTGCAAAGAGTACAGTAATGGCTTCAAAACCTGATGACACAATTCAAAATGAAACTGAAGAACTCAAATCTAAACTGGAACAGGCCCAGGATGCATTGAATGCAGAGAAAAGTAGAGTCAAAGAGTTGGAAGAACATGTTAGCATGTGGAAGTTACGATATGAACAAGCTGTTCGCTCAAAGGAACAGGCAGCAAGCGGAGATCAATGAGTATTGCAACATATTTAATGATGCATACATTATTACAGTATCTTGAGTAGCTTATCAAATAATTCTCttcaataatgttttatcttaTAAGCAAAAGTTGAAAATATGTAGTAACAATAACAGTTCTGGGTTTCTAGTATGTAAATtcaaatttcatagaaaaattaCTGTGATTGTTTAAAATCTGGTGCATTTGGTTTTTCTGATtgaaagtaataattataatagaatttataaatactattgaATGCTGAACATTTCATCTCTTTTAACCTGTTTACTGAGAGTTATTAGCAAATAATGGCCATGATTAAATGCAAAAACAGTATCAATGCTAAATTTTCCTAATTGGAGTATCTAGTCTTGtacataactaaaaaaaatgtatatttgtaactAATTAGTCACTTTCCAAAAAATTTTGCTTACAAACTATGTGTCTGTTTCACTATGTTTCTCTTAGACTAATGGATAATTTGACTTATTTttcatgtgtttaaataaaagctAGTGCCAGTTAGGCTAAGGAAAACTTTATCAGTCATTGTGAAACGGACCCCAAATAATTTGTGTAATGTGATATTCaaggataaataaaaaatatttattgttactaaattatgtacttaatatgtatattaaacttGAATAACTGTATGTATTGTTTataaaagtcaataaaataatagtgttCATTACTACATAAGTGCAAATATTCTCGAACTAAGGTCTCAAAAAGTTTTGTTATTCATCATGAGATTTTTTAgccatattattgttaaattaggtatggaaacaaataataatgctATGCTTTTAACTGCTTTTACATTATGAGAACAATATaactatttcaatatttttatactaataaattaattacagaatATGTCAAGTGCATTTGATTTCTCCTTTTAATATGTcccatttatatttttttataaataaaattttatttatttaccaataaagtaagattttattaaatattacttttgtaaTGTGATGTTTAGGCTGAAGAAGCCACCTACTATAGTATCTACGACTTCGATCTTTAGGTGCATACTTATTTAGCTTCTATCATATTCTCATACACCTGTATTGTATACCATGATACCATGCAATACCATGATAGAAATCAAGTATCAAAAAATGTTCTACgacgaatattaaaaaaaaatcttcttgcTGCGATTTCCTATCTACATTTACTTGTATCTTTGATCtcctcatttaaaaaaatattaataaagtcaGTGTAaagtggtggttataaattatAGAACGAGTAcgaatattatttcaaaacgtCTATGCCTCTGTCATGAGAACTGTCAATATCATCTGACAATGACGTCCAATTTCACTGACAAAATACGCCTCCTGCTTTGTCAAAAGTATTTTCTTTCTCGCTTTCACTTACATGAactatatatttctatttcactCATTgcgttttaagtttcaatttctCATAGTTGTTTTCAGCGAGGAAGGAAAACATTGAATATCTGAATTTATTCGTGATTTATAAAGTGAATCAATTAAAGTTAAACATAGTTtactaaatataatgtttttctgATTTTGGTTGAGGAAAATAGTGACCCGTTATTCAGGGTACCGTTAAGTGTTATTTATGAATGTGACCATCTTCAATAGAGTCAACAACCCTGTaagttggttttattttttaataaataagtactaaacACATTCGCATACTTAAATACGAGGAATAAAGCCTATACTGATCTTAAAACAATGGTTTGTGTTTCTTCTAGTTGTATTCacttatttattagatattctAGAACACAATACATTCTTCAGTATGTATATGTTTCAGCATACAGCTCACATAGAGTAATATTACACTTGAACATTCTCGCTCAGTGattgtaataacataatatatatatttacaaaacattattatttgtaaactatATATATTATGCATTTACAATCAAGTGTGAATCAGAAGAGATTACTGggttattgtttcattataaagtaatatcaatattacattgaCAAACAGATATAGGATGTACTTACCTACTGTGCTTAAAGGGTTAAAGATTTGTATAGAAATTGTTAATGTACATCCATTAGtgaataatttttgtttgtttatatttaaattattgttggAAGTATTGCAGTGGATTAAGTGACTGTTTTATGACAGAGTGTAAGTTGGAAGATATAAAGTGACTACTTGGCAACttcttattgtatttttatgagCAACAGTAATGGAAAAACTGTTTTCCAATGATTGTCTTATAAGAGTTTTAGTATGTATCAactaaatatgaaaatgaatgtAAAAAAGTTTTCCCACTAGAGCGGGAGTTTGTGCCATAGGCCTTAATCTCTGTGTATTAAAGTggttatatttaaagtaaaaatcaaCTTAAATGATTTCTAGAACAAAGATAGTGGCGGCATGTATTCCGAGTGGAGTTCATTGCCCCTGGAGGGAGGGGGGCGGGGTGTGCTGGGCGCTGTTGGTGGCAGGGACGTCGTGCTGGCCGTGGTCAAACAGCTAGCCTCACATGAACCCAGTCCACTCACTACCGATGCTGAGGTATGTCCATTAATGATGTTTGCATATCAGTTGTAATCTGAATTGAACTTAACATAATCAAAGTTAAAAGAATGCAAATTGTATTCAGAcatgtatttcaaataaaccatGAGGATATTTGTAATTAAGTCAGCACAACATGTTCTTTAGGTAAGTGTACTCtccttttttttataacagGATCCTTATCCTCTTTATTGAATTAACTGAGTTAGTATTTAATATgatgtttttacattttaatgttatgtaatgAGCATTGTTGTATTCTGCCAGGTGGAGTGGGTGCTGGAGGTGATCAGGTTCGGTCTGTCGCTGCCGCTGCAGGAGCACGAGGCGCTGCGCGACTGCGTGCGCGTGTGCTGCGCGTGGCTGGCCCCGCTGCTGCCGCCGGCGCCGCCCGCCatgccgccgccgcccgcgctgcCGCCGCCCGTCGCCGCCGCGCCGCACAAGTACGCCAGGAAGATACTCCGACATCTACACAACTTGTTTGTGCCTAGGCCTAATGAGAGTGAGTTTACTGTTTACATTTATttccataataaattaataagatgTAACTGTTCAGTGTTGTAAAGTTTTAggacattttaaagtttaaagaaTTATCTATTTCACGTTTATTTTACAAGCTCTCACATTTATCTATCAAATGGAACTGGGTGAGTGCAGAATAGAGAAATATGTAatatagtaccctaaccaaataaggcctatgccccaataaagcctattttgaaaatttccctcttcccgatgtcaaatggtcgccaaagtttgtagaagtgtgcatgcacattacttaactaatttgagcacagcaagcaacccgtgccgcgattatgttggaacctacagacgaaaacaatcacgacgtggagcgcactttagtttttataaaattcgagtagcgtaaactgttagtatttttatatttatcagtatacgacgtgccgtgttttgtctgtatgacaattatacatttagccatctcctcacattagtgaaatagctataatatcggtgtatttcatataatcgttgttttgtttacctatgtgccatgccctaataaagcctacaaaaaaacgtgtaggccttattacggcatagttgtttttcagtaatttcaaagaaaacggatcaccagcttctgtcaaaaagaaagccaatggattttgcaaaagatggaaaacgctgttaaaatggtagaaaggggtaaacggggtgaatagatacagaaaaggggtgaatggatatcgggaaattcttcatagtatctattcacccttcgaattttatacaccctgttttacccggtaggctgctgcagccagatataacatccaaagaagtacgcatcatctaaagagtggtttccactacacgaaagctaggtcggtcgctaaattggctacagaacaagaagttattctcattcgtttgactgatgctgggatgccgatgacttcaaagatgttacttgggtattacatgatgagaaactcgtttaacctgatgtataatgacaaaaattaattaataagatctcattacatttattataagcattgacaaagttttgttataattaagaagttgaatacttactagtttttattgaggccttattaagacatagggttcccaataaggccaaagtgacactttagttatttgtgtttataaaattgtaaattttgtttctaaagccattttgattccattattacaaagtttaataaataaatataagattttgaaattatcagcccattgtcattttaaacctacgagctaggcggtaataaaaataaggtaggccttatttggttaggttaccttagaATGAATTAGGTAGAAGCTTAGCTCTAAGTAGCGTAATATATGGTGTGGGTGTGTACAGGCGGCGACCTGATCAGCAAGCAGGCGGTGCTGTGCCACCGCGTGCTGCGGCTGGCGCGCGCGctgggcgcgggcggcgcgctgGGCCCGCGCGACTGGCGCCAGCTGCTGCTGCTGCCCGGCGGCCCCCGCTGTGGCGTACACTGCGCGAGCAGTGCGTCCGCTGGCGGCACCGCGCGCCGCTGACGGAGCAGTGGACGCGCGCCTCGCTCGCACTCACCGCCAGGCTGCTCAAACACATGTACGGACCACTCTTCCCCGTCATGCCTATCAGTGAGTagctttgttttcttttatagtttttgtacTAACTCTTTTATCAGACAatcaataatatgtatatgtaggttaTGATAGGTGATTGGACTAATAAGACCTTATAAATGCCAAAAAATCCTGGTTACTAAAAGTATCGAAATCAAAACACATGAAAATGTTTTGTCCGACCATGAACCTCATTGTTGGCAGTCGTGTCTGCGATGACTTAGTAAAAATTgtgataaataagtaaataattaacttttatttcttgaaaaaaTAATCCTGTATAATTCAAATTGCCTTAAcgcttacttacttacttactaacttTGTAGACCTAAATATGTCTGGTTTTAATACTTCTGCGAATGAAATTTTACAACAATTGAACTATCTAACCAGGTGAAGAAGATGCCAACCTCATTCCCCCGGACATGAGCGCGGAAGCAGTGATGCAGAGCTGGTACCGCATCCTGCACACCATCGGGAACCCGGTCGACCTCTGCAGGCCACATGTCATCAGTCAGACTCCTGACTTCTTACAGGTTTGAAGGATATTATACCTTAGTGCTTACAGTTTACGGTTGAGATTTGAAGTTggatgtttagttttatttcctTTACTATATGACTATGTCTTATTTACTCTTTAATTAAGGTAATCATGGTTTTGTGCCAAAGATCGTGACCCTATGAATCCCTCTCTAGACAATTATATCACGTCTTCAAACCTATCGATACTGTCTGATAGTTCTGATAACTCTTACTTCACTTGGTCTAATCAGATCTGGTCTCTGATTCTTGCTCTCTGCCCATCATCCTTTGAGTCTCCAGAAGATATATTTtcccttttttatggtacaagccggcaaacgagtagacggatcatctaatggtgagcaatcgccgccgcccacgggtacccgaaacactagaagcTTTAGaagtacgttgccagccttttgggggttaggaattttggggttgttggggaatcagggaacATTGGGCAGGTGGACAGGCAAACAACGCAGGCTTTGTTTCAcggcggttttctgtgaggccgtggtattactccggtcgagccggcccattcgtgccgaagcatggctctcccacacttacagtCTCAAGAAgttatattttcc contains:
- the LOC118274174 gene encoding metaxin-1 isoform X2, whose product is MASIELDIWRGEWGLASIDLECLKVLTYMKFIGVPVRVREANNPFFTPKGRLPVMKDGRKLLTNFEEVVDHLKSLHYSTDVHLNTKQAAEASAFTQYLREKLYPAYQYAWWVDEKNYCDLTRPTYAKALCIPFNFYYPSHYQNAAKEMIDALYGEHTDLREIEKTLYNEAEKCLKTLSDRLGESEYFFGNRPSSFDATVFAYLAPLVKAPFPNATLANHVKGIANLSRFVARINQKNFRHVTDEYNRQNAKKQSTGTQSDREAANFPNQTRNKILAALFAAIAMTGYAVANGMFQDFKDYENSREYNDMFENDEDDN
- the LOC118274174 gene encoding metaxin-1 isoform X1; this encodes MASIELDIWRGEWGLASIDLECLKVLTYMKFIGVPVRVREANNPFFTPKGRLPVMKDGRKLLTNFEEVVDHLKSLHYSTDVHLNTKQAAEASAFTQYLREKLYPAYQYAWWVDEKNYCDLTRPTYAKALCIPFNFYYPSHYQNAAKEMIDALYGEHTDLREIEKTLYNEAEKCLKTLSDRLGESEYFFGNRPSSFDATVFAYLAPLVKAPFPNATLANHVKGIANLSRFVARINQKNFRHVTDEYNRQNAKKQSTGTQSDREAANFPNQTRNKILAALFAAIAMTGYAVANGMFQRWATWSWQRTMLANKFRIAKRHYDKITKLKAAKASDDSKPL
- the LOC118274207 gene encoding B-cell receptor-associated protein 31-like, with product MSIQWTCIAGFLYFEVAVVIIMMLPIFSPRRWNQFFKSRLFFMVQHHAGAYFYVLLGVLVLFLIDAIREMKKYAGDAGAHIHLATELKGSVKLFRAQRNFYITGFAIFLAFVIRRLVNMLIIQDELTKKAEKIIKEAEATVKLAKSTVMASKPDDTIQNETEELKSKLEQAQDALNAEKSRVKELEEHVSMWKLRYEQAVRSKEQAASGDQ